The DNA sequence GACGCCGCCGACGAGGTACGCGACCCGGCCGGCGCGCTGCCCACGATCTGGTTCCAGGCGTCCGGCCGCGAGGAGCCCCGACAGCGCTGGCACCCGGACGTGTGGGTCGACCCGGCCGCTGTCGCGTCGCGCATCGAGGCGGCGCTCGCGGCCGGCGGCACGCTGGTCAGCGACGCGGAGGCGCCGCACTTCTGGGTGCTCGCCGACCCGGACGGCAACCGGGTCTGCCTCTGCACCTGGCAGGGACGCTGAGAAACCGGCATGACGCCGGCGCCGGCGAGGTCGACCACGTGGTCCGCCACGATCACCGAACCGGCGGCTCGGCCCGCCGCGGCCCGGTCACGGTTCGGCTGACCCGGCTTCCGAGCCGGACGGCCTCGGGCGCTCGCGCGTGCGGCGTGTCGGGGCGGGACAACGGGATCACCTGAAGCGATATACCTCTGCGTCATAATTATGACTCACGGGTATATCGCACACCTGTCGATGTGTCTCCCCGGACGCTCGGCCCCTCGGGCAGCGCGCCAACCCGGCAGTGTCCTCCCGCGACCGGCTCAGCGCAGCACGCCGGCCGCCACCTTGAGGTCGGCGACCAGGCCCTCGTACGCGATGTCCTGGTTGTCGGCGCGCAGCACGGCGGACGGGTGGATGGTGGCGAGCAGCCGGGTGTCCGGCGCGTCGGCGACGGCGCCGGCCCGGTCCACCGGCACCCGTGCGAAGTCCTCCGGGTGCTGGGCGGCGGCCGGCCAGGGCAGCAGTTCGCCGCGTTGCCGCGTCACCCGGAACGTCGGGCCGAGCAGCGCCTTGGCGGCGGTGGCGCCGAGCACCACCACGATCTCCGGGCGCAGCCGGGCGAACTCGGCGACCAGCCAGGGCCGGCAGGCGGTGATGTGCACCCGGTCCGGAGTCTGGTGGATGCGCCGCTTGCCGCGCAGCTCGAAGCGGAAGTGCTTCACCGCGTTGGTCAGGTAGATCTGGCCGGGATCGAGGCCGGCGTCGTCCACGGCCCTGCGCAGCAGCCGGCCGGCCGGGCCGACGAACGGCAGGCCCTGCTGGTCCTCCACGTCCCCCGGCTGCTCGCCGACGAACACCAGCCGGGCGCTCTCGTCGCCGCGGCCGAAGACCGTCTGCGACGCGTCCCGGTACAGCTCGCAGCCGCGGCAGCCGGCCGCCGCGGCGCGCAACTCGTCGATGGTGTCCGCCGCCGGCGGGATGAACTCCTGCGCGCCGGGCGCCCCCTCGGTCTCCACCATGCGCACTGTTCTACCCCGTCCGCCGCCCGCCACGCGACACCTCCCCGGCGCGTGTTGGGCGGGGGCCCGGCCTATACCGGAGCGTCAATAGAGGGCCCCGCCTTTCATCGGCTGGGTGGCGCGGGCCAGCGCGTCGGCGAGTGCCGGCAGGTCGGTCTCGTCGAGCGTGCTGACCGTGATCCGGACGGCGGGCGCGGCGGCGATCCGGTAGAGGCCACCGGGCGCCACCGACCAGCCGGCGTCGCGCAGCCCGGTGACCGCGACCGTCTCGTCCGGCACCGGCACCCAGACGTTGATCCCGGTGCGCCCGTGCGCGGCCAGCCCGCGCGCGGCGAGCGCGGCGACCAGCCCGTCCCGCCGCCGGTCGTAGCCGTCCGCCGCGCGCCGCACCAGCTCCGCGGTGGCCGGATCGCGCCAGAGCGACAGGACCAGGCGTTGCAGCACGGTGGAGACCCAGCCGGCGCCGACCTGCGCGCGGCCGGCCACCCGGGCCACCGTGGCCTCGTCGCCGGCCAGCACGGCGAGCCGCAGGTCGGGCCCGTAGGGCTTGCTCACCGACCGGACGAAGGCCCACGCCGGGGTCGCCCCGGCGAGCGGGTGCAGGGGTACGCGGGCCAGCTCGGCGGCGTGGTCGTCCTCGATCAGCAGCAGGTCAGCCCGGCCGGCGAGCAGCGTGCGCAGCGCCGTGGCCCGGTCGGCGGACACGGCCGCGCCGGTCGGGTTCTGGGCCCGGCTGGTCACCACCAGCGCCCGGACCCCGGCGGTCAGCGCGGCCCGCACCCCGGCCACGGTCGGGCCCTCGTCGTCCACCGGCACCCCGACGGTACGCAGCCCGAGCGCGGCGACCAGGTCGAGCAGGTTGGCCCACCCCGGGTCCTCCACCGCGACCGCGTCGCCGGGGCGCAGGTGGGCGGCGAGCAGCCGCTCGATGCCGTCCAGCGCGCCGCCGGTCACGGTCAGCTCGTCGGCGGGCACCCCGTCGGCGGCGAACCGCTCCCGGGCGGCGGCGGCCAGTTCGGGCCGGACGGCGGCCTCCGCGTACCCGGTGGGGGCGCCGAATCCGGCGGCGAGCGCGGCCAGGTGCGGCCCGAGCGGCGGCAGCAGCCGACGGTCGGGGTGGCCGCCGGCGAGGTCGCGGGCGTCGGGGCGCGGTGGCGGCAGCAGCGCCGCGCGGCGGGCGGCCACCGGCGGGCGGGACCGGACCCGGGTGCCGTGCCGGCCGGCGGTGACGACCAGGCCGCGCTGCCGCAGGTCCTGGTACGCCCGGGCGACGGTGGCCGGGCTGACGCCGAGCTCCCCGGCGAGCGCCCGGACCGCGGGCAGCATGTCGCCCGGGGCGAGCGCGCCGGTGCGGACGGCGGCCTCCACGCTCGCCGAAATGGCCGCCGACGTGGCACCGCTGATCTGATAACGTGCTGACACAGTTCGGAGATTGTACTAGAACAAAGCGGGAGATCGCATGTACCCCCGGACCGAACGCACCACCGCCGCCCGCACCCGCGACCGGATGCTCTACGACCGGGCCACCGCCCACGCGCTGCTCGACGAGGCCTACCACTGCGCGCTGGCGTTCACCGTGGACGGCGAGCCACGCGTCCTGCCGACCCTGCACGTCCGCGTCGACGAGACGCTCTACCTGCACGGCTCCACCGGCAGCCGGCCGCTGCTGGCCGCCCGGGGCGCGGACGGGCTGCCGGTCAGCGTCGCGGTCACCCACCTCGACGGGCTGGTCTACGCCCGCTCCCAGTTCCACCACAGCGCCAACTACCGGTCCGTGGTCGTGCACGGCACCGCCCGGCTGGTCACCGACGAGCGGGAGAAGGCCGCCGTGCTGACCGCGCTGGTGGAGAAGGTGGCCACCGGCCGGTCCACCGAGAGCCGGCCGCCGAACCGGCGCGAGCTGGCCGAGACCGCGGTGCTGGCGCTGCCGCTGCGGGAGGTGTCGGTGCGGACGCGCACCGGCGGCGTCAACGACGAGCCCGCCGACGCGGACCTGCCGCACTGGGCCGGGGTGCTGCCGCTGCGACTGACGCCGGGGCGGCCCGAACCGGACGTCGGCGTCACCGCGCCGGTGCCGGCGTACCTGCGGCCGGCGCACTCGCCCTGGCTGGAGCCGGTGGTGCTGCGCGGCGAGCACGTCGTGTTGGAACCGCTGGACCTCGCACACGCCGAGGAGCTGCACGCCGCGCTCGACGACGAGGAGGTCTGGCGGCACGTCGGCAGTCCACGCCCCACCGACGTGGCCGGGACCGCCGAGCTGATCCGCACCGCCCTGGACGCCGGGTTCCGTGGCGTCCGGACGCCGTGGGTGCAGCGCTGCGCGGCCACCGGGGCGATCGTCGGCACCACCTCCTACTACCAGCCCGACGCCGACCTGCGGACCGTGGAGATCGGCTACACCCAGCTCGGCCGGCCGTGGTGGCGCACCGGGATCAACACCGAGGCGAAACTGCTGCTGCTCACCCGCGCCTTCGAGGAGTTGGACGCGGTGCGGGTCACCTGGCAGACCAGCACGCTCAACGAGCGGTCCCAGCGGGCCATCGAGCGGCTCGGCGCGGTGCGGGAGGGCACGCTGCGATCCAACCGGCGCCGGGCCGACGGCACCTGGCGGCAGTCCGCGCTCTACTCGATGATCGCCGAGGAGTGGCCGAACGCACAGCTCAGGCTGCGGAAACGACTTCAGTCGGCGGCACCCGCCGGTTCATGATGTCCGGCATGCTGGGGATCACCGACATCGGAACGTACGTGCTGGGCACCGTGGCGATCGTGCTGCTGCCCGGGCCGAACTCGCTCTTCGTGCTCGCCACCGCCGCCCGGCGCGGGGTGGCCACCGGTTACCGGGCCGCCGCCGGGGTGTTCGTCGGCGACGCCGCGCTGATGGTCCTCTCCGCCGCCGGGGTGGCCTCGCTGCTCCGGGCGTACCCGCCACTCTTCCTCGTGATCAAGTACGCCGGCGCGGCGTACCTCGGATGGTTGGGGCTGGCCATGCTGCGCGGCGCGTGGCGGCGCTGGCGTGACCGCAACGACCCGGCCACGCCGCGCCTGATCGACGAGGTGGAGCCGGCCCGCGACCCGTTCCGGCGGGCGCTGACGGTCAGCCTGCTCAACCCGAAGGCGATCCTCTTCTTCGTCTCGTTCTTCATCCAGTTCGTCGACCCCGGGTACGCCTGGCCGGCGCTGTCGTTCCTGCTGCTCGGGCTGATCGCACAGGTCACCAGCGCGCTCTACCTGACCGCGTTGATCTTCACCGGCACGTTCCTGGCCGCCCAGTTCCAGCACCGTCGGCGGCTCGCCGCGACCGGCACCACCGCGATCGCGATGCTGTTCCTCGGCTTCAGTCTCAAGCTCGCCGCCGGCTGAGGCGTGGGTGGCGCTCAGGTGCCGTCGCCGCCGCCACCACCGCCACCGACGCCCGCGCCGCCGGCCGTGCCGCCGAGGCCGTAGCCGGGCGCGACCGGCTGGTCGGGATGGCGGCTGACGTGCGCCGACTCCCGGATCGTGGCCGACCAGTCGGCGTGCGCGGCGGCTGCGGCGTGCCGCTCGATGGCGTGCCGCAGCCAGCCGTCCACGGTGCTCACCCAGTCCCGCCGGTCCGCCCCGGCGTGCCAGACCCGGAACCGGCTGATGCTCTGGTGCGTCACCCCGGCGAGGGAGAGCCGCCGGTCCAGCCAGAACAGCACCTCCATGCCGGCCGGGTTGGTCAGCATGATCACTTCCAGCTCGGTCATCGGACCGGCGTAGAGCGGGGCGGCCCAGAAGCCGAGCCGCTGCTGGAACGGCAGCGTCTGCTCCACCCCGGGCAACCGGCCCTGCTGGAGCCCCGCCTGCCGCATCGCGAAGCCGAGCGTGTCCAACGCGGCGAGCAGGTGCTGCTGGGTGGGCAGCGGGTGGATCAGGACCGGCACCATCTCGCCCTGGTCGAGGGCCGGGTCGACGGACACCTCGGTCCGCAGCCCGGTGCGCAGCGTCATCAACGGCACCCCGCCGAACACCGTCACCGGCGTCTCCCAGGGCAGCGGCACGGCGAAGTCGACCGCCCGCCGCCGCCCGGCCGGCACCACGAACCGGCCCGCGATCGACCACCTGTGGTACTGCACGAGCCGGCGCGGTGACCCCGGGTCCTCCGGCTCGACCTGCGCGACCAGCCCCAGCCGGAGGTGCCGGACCGGAACGTCGTCCCGCCCGGCGGCCAGCGTCACCCGCCCCGGCAGGCGCAGGCCCGGCCGGGTGCTCGGATTGGTCAACGTGGTGCTCACCGAGAGCCCGGTCCAGAAGGACTCCCGGGACACCCCGGTCAGCCGCATGCCCCCGGCATTCCCGTTCCCCACCCGCCCATGCCGCCCGCGCCCACCCCTCACCCCCACCCGTTCTCCCCGCCGCAGATGCACGGAAAGTGGGCCTGTTCACGCTCGAACAGGCCCACTTTCCGGGAAACAGGGCGCGCAGGAAGGGGGTGGGGGTGCGGAGGGTCAGCGGAGGCGGCGGCCCCTCGGCACCGGGTCGGTCTCGTCGTCGAACTCGCCGATGACCTCCTCCAGGAGGTCCTCCAGCGCGACGAAGCCGATCGGCCGGGTCGGGCCGCCACCGTTGCGGACCAGCGCGAGCTGGGCCTGCCGGCCCCGCATCGCCGCCACCGCCTCGGACACCGACGACTCGGCCGGCAGCGTGAACGCGTTCGTCATCAGCTCCCCGGCGGTCGCCGCCCGGCCGGTGGTCACCGCGCGCACCGCCTCCCGGACGTGGACCAGGCCGCAGACCTCGCCACCGCTGTCGACCACGGCGAGGCGGGACCGGCCGCTGTCCCGGGACACGTGCTCGATCCGTTCGGCGGTGTCGTCCCGGCGGACCGTGACGATCTTGTCGAACGGCTCCATCACCTGCGCCACCGTGGTGCCCTGCAACTCCAGCATGCTGGTCAGCAACTGGTGCTGCTCGGCGCCGAGCAGCCCGTGCTCCCGGGACTGCTCCAGCAGGATGCGCAGCTCGTCCGGGCCGTGCACCTGGGCGAGCTGGTCCTGCTGCTGCACGCCGACCAGCCGCAGCATCGCGTTGGCCAGCCCGTTCAGCAGCGACAGCACCGGGCGGGCGATCCGGGCGAACGCCCGGAACGGCAGCGCCAGCAGCATCGCCGAGCGCTCCGCGTCGGTGATCGCCCACGACTTCGGCGCCATCTCGCCGACCACCAGGTGCAGGAACGTCACCAGGCCCAGCGCGAACACCAGCGCCACCACGTGGCTCGCCGCGTCGGGCAGACCGACCGCGTGCAGCAACGGACTGAGCAGATGCTCGATGGCCGGCTCGGCCAACGCGCCGAGGCCCAGCGTGCACAGCGTGATGCCGAGCTGCGCGCCGGCCAGCATCAGGCTCAGCTCCCGGACGCCGTCCAGCGCCGCCCGGGCCGCCCGGCCGCCGCCGGCCGCCGACTGCTCCAGCCGGTACCGCTTGGCGGCGACCAGCGCGAACTCGGCCGCCACGAAGAATCCGTTGAGCGCCAGCAGCACCACGGAGAAGAGAAGCGCGAAACCGGGGCTCATGCCGCACCCTCCCCGCGCACGCCGGCGGTCGTCCGGAGCCGGACCGAGTCGGCCACGTGCCGGTCCACGGCCAGCACCTCCACCAGCACCCGGTGCCCGGTCGACGGCTCGTCGCCGTCACCGGCGGACGCGATCTCCAGCCGGTCACCCACCTCGGGCACCCGACCCAGCTCCCGCATCACCAGACCGGAGAGCGTGTCGTACTCCGGCGCCTCGGGCAGTTCGATGCCGGTGCTGTCGGCGACCTCGTCGATCCGCCAGCGGGCCGGCACCACCCAGGAGCCGTCCTCCTGCCGGGCCGGCGCGCGGTCCGGCGGGTCGTCCTCGTCGCGGATCGGCCCGACCAGTTCCTCGGCGAGATCCTCCAGCGTGATCACGCCGGCGAATCCGCCGTACTCGTCGACCACGCAGGCGAGCTGCCGGTGCCCGGACCGGAGCCGGTCCAGCACCGTCGGCAGCGGCAGCGTCTCCGGCACCAGCAACGGGGGTACGGCCACCGCGTCGATCCGGGTACGCGCCCGCTCGGCCGGCGGCACGCCCAGCACGTCGGCGATGCCGACCACCCCGATCAGGTCGTCGACGCCCTCGGCGCCGCGCACCGGGAACCGGGAGTGGCCGGTGTCGAGCATCTCGACGATCCGGCTGACCGGCTCGTCGGCGCGGACGGTGTGCACGTCGACCCGGGGCACCATGGCCTCGCCGGCGGTCAGCCCCCGGAAGTCGAGCCCCCGGTCGAGCAGGTCGGACATCTCCGCGTCGAGGTGCCCCTCCTCGCGGGACTCGGCGATGATCTGTTCCAGGTCGGCCGGGGTGGCGCCGCTGGGCAGCTCCTCGATCGGCTCGATGCCGACCCGGCGGAGCAGCCGCACGGCCGCCCGGTCGAAGAGCGTGATCAGCGGACCGGCGATCCGCAGGTAGATCAGGGTGGACCGGGACAGCGCCCGGGCCAGCGGCACGGCCCGGGCGATGGCCAGGTTCTTCGGGGCCAGCTCGCCCAGGACCATCTGCACGACGGTGGCGATGACCAGGGCCAGCACCACCGACAGCGGCAGCGACACCGCGCCGGACACCCCGGCCACGCCGAGCAGGTCGGCCAGGCCGGCGCCCAGGTACGGCTCGGCGACGTAACCGACGAGCAGGGCGGTCACGGTGATGCCGAGCTGGGCGCCGGAGAGCATGAAGGAGAGCCGCCCGGTCACCTCCAGGGCGCGGGCGGCGGCGCGGTCGCCACCGTCGGCGAGTTGCTTGAGCTTGCCGCGGTCCACGGCGACGTAACCGAACTCCTGCGCCACGAAGTATCCGGTGGCGGCGGTGAGCACGGTGATGAGAAGGAGACCGACGAGGATCAGCACGGGAGGTTCAGGGCTCCCGGGGTCGTCGGGGAGGGAAGATGCCGGGTACGACCCGGCCGGCTACTGCTGCCCTCCGGGGCAGGAGAGTCGATCATGCGGCCCATTTTATCGGTGCCCGCTGGGTGCTCGCTGAAGGTGCCGAAAAGCCTCCCCCACGTCCGGTTCTCAGCGTCCGGCCAGCTCGTCGACGTCGAGCAGCGACCGGTCGATCCGCCCGGAGCGGTAGGCGGCCCGCCCGATCATCTGCGCGGCGACCGGCGCGGTGGAGAGCTGGAAGATCGCCACCAGCGCCAGCATCCCGAGGTCCGAGCCGGTACGCAGGCGCAGCGCCAGCCCGCCCAGCAACAGCAGCACGCCGAGCACCTGCGGCTTCGTGGCGGCGTGCATCCGGTCCAGCGTGTCCGGGAAGCGCACCAGCCCGATGCCGGCGACCAGGCTCAGCAGCGCGCCGCCCAGCAGCAGGAACCCCCCGGCCCAGTCCGCCACCGCGCTCACGCTGAACCGCCTTCCGTTCGCGACTGCGGGGCTCGCAACCCCGGCTCACTCCTCGCGCTCACGCTGAACCGCCCTCCGTTCGCGACTGCGGGGCTCGCAACCCCGGCTCACTCCTCGCGCTCACGCTTCGGCCCGGACGGCGAAGCGGACCAGGGAGACCGAGCCCACGAAACCGAGCAGCGAGAGCACCACCAGCACGGGCAGCGTGGCGGCGTGCCGGGTCACCGCCGCCTCCGCCCCCACCGCGCCGAGCATGGCGGCGAGCAGCAGGTCGGCGCCGACGATGCGGTCGAGCAGGGACGGGCCGCGGTAGATCCGGGCCAGGGCGAGCAGCGCGGTGGCCGAGAGCAGCACGGTCAGCGCGACGGCGAGCAGGACGGTCACGGGTGGTTCCTCCGTTCGACGGGTCCGGGATCGAGCCGGCGTACCTCGCGGGAGGAGCCGACGGCGCGGACGATGCGCCGCTCGACGGCGAGCACGCGCTCGCGGCTGTCGGTCAGGTCCGCCGGGCCGCGCACGTCGAGCACGTGCACGTAGAGCACACCGCGCGTGCGGTCGATGTCGAGGATCAGGGTGCCCGGCACCAGCGAGATCACCTCGGCGGTGAGCGCCAGGTTGAGGTCGGTGCGGACCCGCAGCGGCACCGCGATGATCGCGCCGCGCGGCCGGTAGCCGGGGCGCAACGCGACGGCGGCGACGTGCACGCTGGCGCTGACCAGCTCCGCGACGAACGTGGCGGCGAGCACCAGCAGCGGCCCCGGGCGCAGCCGCCCGCCGAAGGTGACCGGCGGCAGCGGGAAGAAGAACAGCACCGCCGCGCCGATCACCAGGCCGGTGAGCAGGTTGCCCCAGGACACGTCGCCCCAGAGCAGCAGCCAGGCGGCGACCAGCCAGCCGAGCGCCACGGCCTGGTCGCGTCGCCGCCCGCCGCGACCCGCCGTCGGCGGATCGCCGGCCGGCGGCGCGTCGCCCCGGCCCGGGGGCGGGTCGACGGTCACGGCATGTCCCGCGGCAGCACGGCCCGCACGTACGGGGTGCGTTGGCGCAGGTCGGCGGCGGCGTCCGAGGTGACCTGGAACAGCGGCCCGGCCACCAGCGTGAGCAGCACGCCGAGCGCGACCAGCGCGGCGGTCGCGCCGACCATCAGGCCGGGCAGCCGAGCGACGGGCGTGGTGGTGGCCAGCCGCGGCGCCCGCCAGAACGCGATGTTCCACACCCGGGACGCCACGTAGAGCGTGAGCAGGCTGGTCAGCGTGCCGGCGCCGACCAGCACGGCGGGCAGCGCGCCGCCGGCCGCCACGCCGGCCTGGAGCAGACCGAGCTTGCCGAGGAAGCCGGAGAACGGCGGGATGCCGGCCAGGTTCATCGCCGGGACGAAGAAGAGCACCGCGACCACCGGGGTGACCCGGGCCAGCCCGCCCAGCCGGCGCAGGTCGGTGCTGCCGGCGCGCTCCTCGACCAGGCCGGCGACCAGGAAGAGCGTGGTCTGGACGGTGATGTGGTGCACCACGTAGAAGATCGACCCGGACAGGCCGGCGACGCTGCTCAGCGCCACCCCGAAGATCATGTAGCCGATGTGGCTGACCAGCGTGAAGGAGAAGAGCCGCTTCATGTCCGACTGGGCCACCGCGCCGAGGATGCCCACCACCATGGTCAGGCCGGCCACCACCATCAGCAGGCCGGAGACGCGACCGCCCGGGAAGAGCAGCGTCTCGGTGCGGATGATCGCGTACACGCCGACCTTGGTCAGCAGGCCGGCGAAGACGGCGGTGACCGGCGCGGGCGCGGTCGGGTAGCTGTCCGGCAGCCAGGCCGACACCGGGAAGACCGCCGCCTTGATACCGAACGCCAGCAGCAGCGTGAGCTCCAGGGTCAGGCGTACGCCGGCCGGCACCGCGTCCAGCCGGCCGGCGAGCTGCGCCATGTTCAGGGTGCCGGTGGCCGCGTACACCAGCCCCACGGCGGACAGGAAGAGCAGCGACGACAGGATGCTGACCACCACGTACGTCGATCCGGTACGCAGCCGCGCCTCGGTGCCGCCCAGCGTGATCAGCACGAAGCTCGCGGCCAACAGGATCTCGAAACCGACGAACAGGTTGAACAGGTCCCCGGCCAGGAAGGCGTTCGTCACGCCGGCGGTGAGCACCAGGTAGGTGGGGTGGTAGATGCTCACCGGCGCGGTCTCGCCGGTCTCCGCCCGGCCCTGGCCGATCGAGTAGAGCAGCACGCAGAGCGTGACCGCCGAGGAGACCACCACCATCAGCGCCGCCAACTGGTCGGCGACCAGCACGATGCCGACCGGCGCCGGCCAGCCGCCGACCCGCACCACCACCGGCCCGTACCGGTACGCCCGGACCAGCAGCACCACCGCGACCAGCAGCACACCGGCCAGGCAGAACACGCTGATCGAGCGCTGCAACCGGGGCCGCCCGGTCAGCATCAGGGTCAGCGCCGCGCCGAGCAACGGCACCACCACCGGCAGCGGCACCACCCCGCTCACGGCGCCACCTTCCTTCGCGACCGCGGGGCTCGCAAGACCGGCTCACTCCTCGCGCTCATACGAGCCCTCGTCCCGGCGCAGCCGGCGGCGGGCCGGCTCCGGGTCGACCTGTTCCGGGTCGCGGTCCGGGCCGTCGCCGCCGAGGTCCGCGGTGGCCACCTCGTTGCGTTCGGCGAGCCGGACGGTCTGCCGGTCCTCCAGGTCGTCCTGCACCTCGTCGTCGCCGCTGGTGTACCAGCTCCGGTAGGCGACCGCGAGCAGGAAGGCGGTCAAGCCGAACGTGATCACCACGGCGGTGAGCACCATGGCCTGCGGCAGGGCGTCGCTCATGTCGCCGACCGGCGCGGTACCGACCAGCGGGGCGGCACCGGACCGCCCGCCGAGCAGGATGAGCAGGTTCACCCCGTTGCCGAGCAGGATGACGCCGAGCAGGATCCGGGTCAGGCTGCGTTCCAGCAGCAGCGTGACGCCGGTGGCGACGAGCACCCCGACCGCCAGCACCAGCACCAGCGTCGGCCCGGTCACGCGCCCGGCCCCTCACGCCGTACCGCCAGGCCGCGGCCCGGCTCGCCGGCCGCCTCGATGTGCCGGTCCACCTCGGCGCCCAGGCTGCGCAGGATGTCCAGCACCAGCCCGACCACCACCAGGTAGACACCGATGTCGAAGAAGAGCGACGTGACCAGGTAGAGGTGGCCGAGCAGCGGCAGCCACAGGTCCACCTTCACGCTCTGGAGCACCTCGCCGGTGAGCAGCAGGCCGAGCACGCCGCTGCCGACCGAGACCGCCAGCCCCGCGCCGAGCACCATGCCCGCGCCGACCGGCGCGGCCTCGGCCAGCTCGTACCGCCCGCCGGCCAGGTAGCGCAGCGTCAACGCGAGGCCGGCGACCAGCCCGCCGGAGAAGCCGCCGCCGGGCGCGTTGTGCCCGGAGAAGAGCAGGAACAGCGAGAAGAGCAGCACGGTGTGGAAGATCAGCCGGGTGACCACCTCGAACACGATCGACCGCCGCCGCTCGTGCAGCGTCTGCCCGCCGCGCAGCCAGACCGTGCGCCCCGGGCGCGGCACTTCCGGGCGGGGGCGGCGCGGGCGCGGCCCGGTGCGGGAGCGCTCGAAGATCAGGCTGGCCACCCCGGTCGCGGTCACCACGAGCACCGAGATCTCACCCATGGTGTCCCACGCCCGGATGTCCACGAGCGTCACGTTGACCACGTTGCGGCCGTACCCCTGCGCGACCGCGAGGTCCGGGAACGCCGCGGAGATCGACGGCGCCCGGCGGGCACCGGCCGCGGCCAGCGCCAGACCGGCCATCACCAGGCCGGCGGCGACCCCGATGCCCCGCCGCAGCCACCGGCTGCGGCGCAGCGGACGGGCCGAGAAGCGTTCCGGCAGCCGCCGCAGCACCAGTACGAAGACGGCGATGGTGGCGGTCTCCACCAGGAACTGGGTGAGCGCCAGGTCCGGCGCGCCGTAGAGGACGAACATCATCGCGGTGCCGTAGCCGGTCACGCCGACCAGCAGCATGGCGGTGAGCCGGCGGCGCGCGCCCACCGCGAGCACCGCGGCGACCGCGATCACCACGCACACCACCAGCTGGGTC is a window from the Micromonospora sp. DSM 45708 genome containing:
- a CDS encoding UdgX family uracil-DNA binding protein (This protein belongs to the uracil DNA glycosylase superfamily, members of which act in excision repair of DNA. However, it belongs more specifically to UdgX branch, whose founding member was found to bind uracil in DNA (where it does not belong), without cleaving it, appears to promote DNA repair by a pathway involving RecA, rather than base excision.), coding for MVETEGAPGAQEFIPPAADTIDELRAAAAGCRGCELYRDASQTVFGRGDESARLVFVGEQPGDVEDQQGLPFVGPAGRLLRRAVDDAGLDPGQIYLTNAVKHFRFELRGKRRIHQTPDRVHITACRPWLVAEFARLRPEIVVVLGATAAKALLGPTFRVTRQRGELLPWPAAAQHPEDFARVPVDRAGAVADAPDTRLLATIHPSAVLRADNQDIAYEGLVADLKVAAGVLR
- a CDS encoding aminotransferase class I/II-fold pyridoxal phosphate-dependent enzyme codes for the protein MSARYQISGATSAAISASVEAAVRTGALAPGDMLPAVRALAGELGVSPATVARAYQDLRQRGLVVTAGRHGTRVRSRPPVAARRAALLPPPRPDARDLAGGHPDRRLLPPLGPHLAALAAGFGAPTGYAEAAVRPELAAAARERFAADGVPADELTVTGGALDGIERLLAAHLRPGDAVAVEDPGWANLLDLVAALGLRTVGVPVDDEGPTVAGVRAALTAGVRALVVTSRAQNPTGAAVSADRATALRTLLAGRADLLLIEDDHAAELARVPLHPLAGATPAWAFVRSVSKPYGPDLRLAVLAGDEATVARVAGRAQVGAGWVSTVLQRLVLSLWRDPATAELVRRAADGYDRRRDGLVAALAARGLAAHGRTGINVWVPVPDETVAVTGLRDAGWSVAPGGLYRIAAAPAVRITVSTLDETDLPALADALARATQPMKGGALY
- a CDS encoding bifunctional pyridoxamine 5'-phosphate oxidase family protein/GNAT family N-acetyltransferase, whose amino-acid sequence is MYPRTERTTAARTRDRMLYDRATAHALLDEAYHCALAFTVDGEPRVLPTLHVRVDETLYLHGSTGSRPLLAARGADGLPVSVAVTHLDGLVYARSQFHHSANYRSVVVHGTARLVTDEREKAAVLTALVEKVATGRSTESRPPNRRELAETAVLALPLREVSVRTRTGGVNDEPADADLPHWAGVLPLRLTPGRPEPDVGVTAPVPAYLRPAHSPWLEPVVLRGEHVVLEPLDLAHAEELHAALDDEEVWRHVGSPRPTDVAGTAELIRTALDAGFRGVRTPWVQRCAATGAIVGTTSYYQPDADLRTVEIGYTQLGRPWWRTGINTEAKLLLLTRAFEELDAVRVTWQTSTLNERSQRAIERLGAVREGTLRSNRRRADGTWRQSALYSMIAEEWPNAQLRLRKRLQSAAPAGS
- a CDS encoding hemolysin family protein, with product MLILVGLLLITVLTAATGYFVAQEFGYVAVDRGKLKQLADGGDRAAARALEVTGRLSFMLSGAQLGITVTALLVGYVAEPYLGAGLADLLGVAGVSGAVSLPLSVVLALVIATVVQMVLGELAPKNLAIARAVPLARALSRSTLIYLRIAGPLITLFDRAAVRLLRRVGIEPIEELPSGATPADLEQIIAESREEGHLDAEMSDLLDRGLDFRGLTAGEAMVPRVDVHTVRADEPVSRIVEMLDTGHSRFPVRGAEGVDDLIGVVGIADVLGVPPAERARTRIDAVAVPPLLVPETLPLPTVLDRLRSGHRQLACVVDEYGGFAGVITLEDLAEELVGPIRDEDDPPDRAPARQEDGSWVVPARWRIDEVADSTGIELPEAPEYDTLSGLVMRELGRVPEVGDRLEIASAGDGDEPSTGHRVLVEVLAVDRHVADSVRLRTTAGVRGEGAA
- a CDS encoding hemolysin family protein, translated to MSPGFALLFSVVLLALNGFFVAAEFALVAAKRYRLEQSAAGGGRAARAALDGVRELSLMLAGAQLGITLCTLGLGALAEPAIEHLLSPLLHAVGLPDAASHVVALVFALGLVTFLHLVVGEMAPKSWAITDAERSAMLLALPFRAFARIARPVLSLLNGLANAMLRLVGVQQQDQLAQVHGPDELRILLEQSREHGLLGAEQHQLLTSMLELQGTTVAQVMEPFDKIVTVRRDDTAERIEHVSRDSGRSRLAVVDSGGEVCGLVHVREAVRAVTTGRAATAGELMTNAFTLPAESSVSEAVAAMRGRQAQLALVRNGGGPTRPIGFVALEDLLEEVIGEFDDETDPVPRGRRLR
- the leuE gene encoding leucine efflux protein LeuE; amino-acid sequence: MMSGMLGITDIGTYVLGTVAIVLLPGPNSLFVLATAARRGVATGYRAAAGVFVGDAALMVLSAAGVASLLRAYPPLFLVIKYAGAAYLGWLGLAMLRGAWRRWRDRNDPATPRLIDEVEPARDPFRRALTVSLLNPKAILFFVSFFIQFVDPGYAWPALSFLLLGLIAQVTSALYLTALIFTGTFLAAQFQHRRRLAATGTTAIAMLFLGFSLKLAAG
- a CDS encoding sporulation protein, whose product is MRLTGVSRESFWTGLSVSTTLTNPSTRPGLRLPGRVTLAAGRDDVPVRHLRLGLVAQVEPEDPGSPRRLVQYHRWSIAGRFVVPAGRRRAVDFAVPLPWETPVTVFGGVPLMTLRTGLRTEVSVDPALDQGEMVPVLIHPLPTQQHLLAALDTLGFAMRQAGLQQGRLPGVEQTLPFQQRLGFWAAPLYAGPMTELEVIMLTNPAGMEVLFWLDRRLSLAGVTHQSISRFRVWHAGADRRDWVSTVDGWLRHAIERHAAAAAHADWSATIRESAHVSRHPDQPVAPGYGLGGTAGGAGVGGGGGGGDGT